Genomic segment of Salminus brasiliensis chromosome 16, fSalBra1.hap2, whole genome shotgun sequence:
TAACTCTCCTAACCGGTAGGGGGCGACGGCGGGTAAACTTGAGAGCAGAACACCGCCTGTAAACCACAGACTGAAGACATGCCAGGGTTATTCATTTGTAGTTGATTTGGGATGTTTTTGTATtggtattatttttattattatgaaaagAAATCTACTAAAACTCTTGGGGGAGAGATGGAAATCGTACAGACACAGATTCGTTCCCTGGATGGTTTTAAATCTACGGAGGAATGAAAGGTATTTTAGCTCTCTCCTGTTGAGACTGGACAGGAAGTCTTTACTgaacacaaaataaaaactaGCAGTCCAGAAACATTCAGTTAAGTCAGGCAAAGAGTGACTGGAGCAGAAGTGAAACAGATCAAAAGTAAATTGAGTagaaatttgtaaaaaaaaaaaaaaaaaaaaaaaaaaaaaaaaaactggtgatGGGTTCCCAATAGAGCTGTAATGGATCCTCACCCACTGTCTAACAGCTAATAACAGGAGCTTACATTAGAAAACACACAGAACTCTGAAAGGGGGTTTAGTCTTCTTGTGTTTGGAGCCCTGATACTAAACGTACCCCATTAAAGTGGGTCAGGTGCTGCTGCTGTAGTACACAACCCAGCAGGGAAAAGCAAAAGCACCAGGTTCACTGGTATTAAAACCACAGGTTTGTTTGTCATCCTGCTGCTTGTGGTGAGTCTCAAATAATTACAGCagtataacaataaataaacagaacaaGAAGAGTCTGGGTATCTATACCATATccaaatatattattttaaaagattTATTTGGTGTAATTcctgctgaaagaaaatcacttttgctggtagctggtttcagatcaATCAGGTCAACCAGGttaaaacataccctatactggcATACCAGCTGAtttagctggttgaccagcttagccaTTTGACCAGTATAGTGTATGGTTATATTTGTGTTTGCTGGACCAGCCAGTCTCTCAGCGTGACCAACCTGACTATGCCTGTGTGACCaaacatgtttaaaaatattaaagaagagtACATTCAATTTATTAATGACATCAATTAAAATCAAATCAACTTCTTATTAAAATGTTTCCCATCAAACACATTCAAATCTGGCAGTGCACTTGGCAGTACTCATAAAGcttgggttctttgactttaCCACAGTACCACACCACAGATACCACAGTACTGAGAAGTGTAGTAGTGTTGGATTAGTATTGGATGAATATTGTCCAGCACTATTGCTAACCATCTGTGTGTTATAATGGTCATTTGTCCCCTCCTAGAACTCTTCGCCAGGTTGCTGATCGTACCAAAGACAAACCTATTGAAGATGGAGAGGTTTTCCAGACCCTTATACGCCTTTTCACCgcactgctgaggagcgactGGAGAAACCAGACCGAGCAGCTTCGCCTTCTCCCGGCCGCATCTCAGGAGAAATACCTCAGTACACAAAATAACCTGACCAGGACGACTAAGGCAGATCCCTGCGCCACAATGCTGCACACAGTGGGCTTCTGTATTGAGAGGAGAGCCAGTTCACTCCCGTCAGCAGGGACTGGAGTCTTTGTTACAGAAGGACAGGTGCCAAAAGGTGTAACTGTAGCGATGTATCCAGGTACTTCCCACCAGAATTCTGTGTGCTTTGGGCCACTTCTTGGTCGGGATAGTAAAGTCATCCCTGTAGGTGGTCAGCATTTGACATTATATGTATTGATGCACTGTCTGTCCAAAGACTGAAGAAATCACAAACACATCTTCTCAACATTCTCAAACACACCTTCGGTTAAGCTGTTTAGTCATGCtttcagcttttat
This window contains:
- the setd9 gene encoding SET domain-containing protein 9 isoform X1, which codes for MKRNLLKLLGERWKSYRHRFVPWMVLNLRRNERTLRQVADRTKDKPIEDGEVFQTLIRLFTALLRSDWRNQTEQLRLLPAASQEKYLSTQNNLTRTTKADPCATMLHTVGFCIERRASSLPSAGTGVFVTEGQVPKGVTVAMYPGTVYQADEPILIQSIRNPFVFRCIDGVLIDGNDKALSKLVFRSCSGRERFGPFRLSDHSWLTAHPENPLAVGQYVNNCSNEKAANVCYQEFDVPDEFPLELRQYLPNVNYSPDMQRQDIRYTYI
- the setd9 gene encoding SET domain-containing protein 9 isoform X2; the encoded protein is MKRNLLKLLGERWKSYRHRFVPWMVLNLRRNERTLRQVADRTKDKPIEDGEVFQTLIRLFTALLRSDWRNQTEQLRLLPAASQEKYLSTQNNLTRTTKADPCATMLHTVGFCIERRASSLPSAGTGVFVTEGQVPKGVTVAMYPGTVYQADEPILIQSIRNPFVFRCIDGVLIDGNDKALSKLVFRSCSGRERFGPFRLSDHSWLTAHPENPLAVGQYVNNCSNEKAANVCYQEFDVPDEFPLELRQYLPNVNYSPDMQRPLRCVVLVSLRDIDKGEELFSNYYTIVH